The genomic segment CCAGATCGGCATCGCCGGGCCTAACTCCCGCAAGGTGCTGGAAAAGCTCACCGATGACGACGTCAGCGCCGAGGCTCTGACCTTCATGGGCTGGAAGGACATAACCGTCGCGGGCGTCCCGGTGCGCTGCTACCGCATCTCGTTCGCGGGCGAACTCTCGTTCGAGCTTGCGATCCCGGCCTCCCACGGCCGCGCCATCTGGGACAAGCTGATGGACGCCGGCGCCGAGTTCGGCGTGATGCCCTACGGCACCGAGGCGATGCACGTCATGCGCGCCGAGAAGGGCTTCATCATGATCGGCGACGAGACCGACGGCACCGTGATCCCGCAGGATCTCGGCCTCGACTGGGCGATCTCGAAGAAGAAAGAGGACTACCTCGGCAAACGCGCCCAGGAACGCAAGCACATGGCCGACCCCAAGCGCTGGAAACTCGTCGGGCTCGAAACGACCGATGGCGAAGTCCTGCCCGACGGGGCCTATGCCACCGCCGAAGGCACCAACGCCAACGGCCAGCGCAAGACCCAAGGGCGCGTGACCTCGACCTACCACTCGCCCACACTTGGCCGCGGCATCGCCATGGGCCTCGTGCTCGACGGGCCCGACCGCATGGGCGAGGTGATCGAGTTCCCGAAACTCGACGGCACCGTGATGAAGGCGAAAATCGTCGATCCCATCTTCTACGACAAGGACGGGGAGAAGCAGAATGTCTGATGCAGTCAGCGCGCTGAAAGGCGCATCCTTTGATGGCACTGTCACCGTCCGCGACGCAGGGCTTCAGGGCATGATCACCCTGCGCGGCGATCTCGGCTCGGCCAAGATGACCAAGGCGGTGAAAGACGCGACCGGCGCCGCCAAGCCCGGCCAGCGTGAAATCACCGCGAAAGGCGACAGCGGCGCGGCATGGATGTCGCCCGACGAACTGCTGGTGATGGTGCCCTACGACACCGTCGCCGACGCCCTCGCCAAGATCGAGACGGCGCTCAAGGGCGAGCACTTCCTCGCCGTCAACGTCTCCGACGCCCGCGCCATGTTCGAGATCAAGGGGGCAGGGGCGCGCGAGATCATCGCCAAGCTCTGTCCGGTCGACATGGCCCCCGGTGCGTTCGAGCCGGGCTCGATCCGGCGCACCCGCATGGCCCAGGTCGCCGCGGCCGTCTGGATGACCGACGCCGAAACCATCCGCGTGGTCTGCTTCCGGTCGGTCGCGGAATACGTCTTCGGCCTGCTCTGCGACGCGGCCGAACCGGGTGGCGAGGTGGGCTACTTCGCCTGAGGCGTCGCACGGCCGGCAATGTCGCGCAGTGGGTATTTGAGACCAGAAAGAAGCCGGGGGCGGGCGCGATCGGCGGCCGCCCTTTCCCTTAGCGGCGTGAGCTGGCGTTCCGGTCCCAAGTGTTTTCCGTAATCCCTTGCTCACGCAGGGGAAATTTCTGGATCTTCCCGGTCTGAGTCTTGGGCAGCGCCTCGGCTTGTTCAAGGTAACGCGGCACCATGAAGGACGGCAGCCGCTCCTTGAGGAACGCAGCCAGTTCATCCGGCGCCCATGCCGTGCCGGGCTTCAGCACCACGACCGCCATGACCTCCTGCTCGGTATCGTCTGAGTCCACCGGGATCACCGCGCATTCCAGCACCGAGGGATGCGCCGTCACCTGCTGCTCCACTTCCATCGACGAGATATTCTCCCCCCGCCGCCGGATCGCATCCTTCACCCGGTCGACAAAGGCGAAGTTCCCCGCCTCGTCGCGCACCAGCATGTCGCCGGTATGAAGCCACTGGTTCCGCCACGCCTTCGCCGTCCAGTCCGGATGGTTCCAGTACCCCGCCGAGGTGATCCAGGGCCGCTTCGCCCGCACCAGCGCCTCGCCCGGCGTGCCGTGGGGCACCTCCTCGTCATCCTCGTCGACAAGGATCACCTCGAAACGGTCCTCCTGCACCCGGCCACAGGTCTTGTTGTCATGCAGATCGAAGCCGGAGCGGGTCGGGCAGTTCATCTCGGTCCCGCCCCAGGTGGTCGACACCAGACAGCCAAACCGATCCTTGAACGCCTCCACATCGGCAATGAGCGGCACCATCAGCATCCGCTCCAGCGGCGTGTCGGCATCCTCTTCCCGTTCCGGCTGGCGATAGAGAAAACTCGCCATCGCCCCCAGCAGGAAGCTCACTGTCGCTCCGTGGCGGCGGATATCGTCCCAATAGCTGTCGGTGTGAAACCCGCCCTGCACGATGGCGGTGCACCCGGCGATACAACTGGCATAGACCACCGCGAATTTCCCGGCGATGTGAAATAGCGGGATCGGCGCGAAATAGACATCGCTCTCGCGCAGCTCCAGCATCTCGGTCACGCCATAGGCATACTCGTAGACATGCGCATGGGTCATCATCGCGCCCTTCGACGGGCCGGTCGTCCCGGACGTATACATCACCGCCTGAACGTCATTGTAGCGCGGGCCCGCGCCGCTCCATTCGGTGTCGGCGTAAAGATCCTGCAAAGACACGATATCGAACCGCTCCCGCACCTCCGCAGGCACCTCGCCCTCGCCGGTCACCACCAGCCGCTGCAAATGCTCCAGCTTCCCCGCAATCGGCACCAGCCGGTCGAGGAACTGCGTATGGATCACCATCTCACGCGCCAGCGCGTCGTTGATCATGTAGGCCAGGATTTCGCCGAGATAGTGATTGTTGAGCGGCACCTCGATGATCCCGATCCGCGCCAGCGCGCACCACAGATCGACCACCTCGATCCCGTCGGGAAGCATGCTGAGCATCGTTTCGCCCGGCGCGGTGCCAAGCCCCGATATCCCCTTTGCCAACCGCCCCGACCGCGCGCCGATCTCGGCATAGGTATAGCTTTTCTCGGGCGTCACGATCCACGGCTTGTCCGGCCGGTCCGCGATCCGCCGCGCCAGCACGCTGGCCAGGTCACGCTCGCGCAGCGGGTCGTCCGGCGCCGCCATCGCCCTACCGGCCCTTGAACTTGGGCGGGCGCTTCTCGGCAAAGGCGCTGATCGCCTCGCCGTAATCCTCGGTATAGATCAGGTTGGTGATCGTCTGCTTTTCCAGCTCCAGCGCGGATTCGAAATCGGAATCGAGCCCGCGTTGCAGCATCCGCTTATGCGCCACGGTCGCCAGCGGCGCCCGCGACATGATCCGCCGCGCCAGCTCTTCGGCCGCCGCTTCCTCGTCGCCATCCTTCACCAGCTTGTTGACCAGCCCGATCCGGTACCCCTCTGCCGCGTCGATGAATTCCCCCGTCAGCACCAGCTCCCGCGCCCGGTTCAGCCCCACGATCAGCGGCAGAAGCTGCGAGGCGCCCCCGGTGATGGTCATCCCCGCATTCGACTCCGGAAACCCGAAAATGGCACTTTCCGCCGCGACCACGAGGTCACTGTCGATCGCCACCTCGAACCCGGCCCCCACCGCATGGCCACGCACGCAGGAAATCACCACCTTGCGCGCCTTGCGGATGATCCGCGGAATTTCCTGCAGGTTCTCGGTGATGTCCTCGACGATATCGAGAATGGGGTGGATCTCGCCGCTCTTGATCTGCGGATATTCCTCCATCGCGACCTTCAAGTCGTCGCCCGCACTGAACGCCTTGCCGACGCTGCCGATGATGATTGCCTTCACCTCCGGGTCGTCCGCGGCCTCCTGCAGAACCTCGACCAACCGGCGCACCTCGGGCGGATCGAACGCGTTCAGAACCTCCGGCCGGTTGAACCTGATCCAGCCAATCCCGTCTTTGACCTCGTAAAGAAGATGCGCCATGAAATGTCTCCCTGCCGGTGCTGCCCCGGCCGCATGTCCTGAATATTTCCTGTGATGAAAAAAGCCTAACGAGCGTTCAGCGCATGTCAAGAAACCGCCGCCACCCGGCACCTGTCGCAGGGCTTCAACCGCCGCAATGACAGGAAAAACCTCAATTTCTAAGGGTCGCCAGGGCAGGGCATCTCGGCGGATACTCTCCCGCCACACCGCGGCCGGGCCGGTTTTCGCAAGTTACGCCTTGACGTTCCCACCCCCCCGGACACATGTAATGCCACAGGTTTAACGCAATAACGAACAAGGGGTCCGATATGGCTTTTGAACTTCCCGATCTTCCGTATGCGCACGACGCGCTGGCTGACAGCGGCATGTCGAAAGAGACGCTGGAATATCACCACGACATCCACCACAAGGCCTATGTCGACAACGGCAACAAGGCGATTTCCGGTACCGAGTGGGAAGGCAAATCCGCCGAAGAGATCATCAAGGGCACCTATGATCCGAACGCCGTCGCGCAGTCGGGCATCTTCAACAACGCCTCGCAATACTGGAACCACAACCAGTTCTGGGAAATGATGGCGCCGGGCGGCACCGGCATGCCGGGCGAGCTCGAGAACGCGCTGAAAGAGTCGTTCGGCTCGGTCGACAAGTTCAAGGAAGAGTTCTCCGCCGCGGGCGCAGGCCAGTTCGGCTCGGGCTGGGCATGGCTGGTGAAAGACACCGATGGCAGCCTGAAGGTCACCAAGACCGAGAACGGCGTCAACCCGCTCTGCTTCAACCAGACCGCGCTTCTGGGCTGCGACGTGTGGGAGCATTCCTACTACATCGACTTCCGCAACAAGCGCCCGGCCTACCTGCAGAACTTCCTGGATAACCTGGTGAACTGGGAAAACGTCGCGGGCCGCATGTAAGCCGCACGATCAAGACTTTTCGGAAAGGCCCTGCCTCACGGCGGGGCCTTTTTGCGTCCGGGGTGGTGATGGCTTGCGGCCATCCGCATATGCGCGGCGCAACCGTTGTCGCAATTGCGGGGTGAAAATCGCCCGAAATCCCGCTATCAAGGCCCCAGCAAGGGCGTTCCTTCATCGCCAGAGCGGAAAGAGGCCTGAATGTCTCCGATCGTCGCGGCCGAAAGGGCAGGGCATGCAAATCTTCTCGGTCCTCAGGGGGTGCGTCGCCGCGTATATCGTCGGCGTGTTGTTCAACTGGGCGGGATATCTGATCGACATCCGGCACAGGCCCCGCCCTGCAGGGGATATCTGGACCGATCTCGTCTTCATGGCAGTCATGGGCGGCGGTCTGGCCCTGATCGCGACCATTCTGGTGCTCGCCCTCTGGTTCGTGCTGGCCCGGCGCGGCGCAACTGTCAGCTATCGCGATGCCCTGACCACGGGGGCGGCCGGCACGGTCCTCGTGTTCTGGTCGGTCGGCAATCTGCTCCCCTGGCTCCTCGTGGGCGTCCTTCTGGGCGCGGCGTTCGGGGCCGCCTTCTGGCTCACCGCCTTCGGTCGCCGACGCGAGGTCACCCTGTCCCTGACCTGACGACATCTTGCCCCGACGTCGTTTCCGGAACCGGCGCTTGCCCCACGCGTTTCATTCCTGAAGACCAAGGAAAAGGAGGCGCCAAGATGGCCGAGCGCAAGAGATCCAAAGACGGCAGCCGCGACAGCGAAGAGTATATCGACGAAACCACGGGCGAGCCGGGCGACGAAGGCCGCGCCGGTGGAACCCTTGCCCGCAAGATCGGCACCCGTGACGAAGAAAAACGCAACACCGAACGCCCCGCCGGCCGCACCCGCGTCACCGGCGCAGACGAGCGTGACCACGGATCGGACAGAGGAGACGAATGACATGGCAACACTGACCCACGGCACCTGGGTGCTGATCGCCGATGGCGAAAAGGCCCTTTTCCTGCGCAACGATCTCGACGAGATCAACCCCGACCTCAACGTCGTGCGCATCGAGGAACAGGAAAACCCGGCCGATTCCGACCAGGGCACCGACAAGCCCGGCCGCATGCAGGACACCGGCGTTCAACAGATGTCCTCCATGCAGGAAACCGACTGGCACCAGCTGGCCAAGGACAGGTTTGCCGACGAACTGGCCGAGATGCTCTACAAATACGCCCACAAGAACACCTTCGAGCGGATCGTCCTGATCGCTCCGCCGCGTGTCCTGGGCGAGCTGCGCGACAAGATGCACAAGGAAGTCAGCTCGCGCGTCGTGGCCGACATGCCCAAGGACCTGACCAACCACCCGCTCGACAAGGTCGAGAAACTGCTCAAGTCCGAGCTCGACCCCACAGCCTGACGCCGGCCCGTCACTACCGGCTTGTCTTCCGCGCCGTCCTGCGTCAGCAAGGCGGCGCGCGACAGTTCAGGTGGGGTGACGATGACAGAAGGTGGCAAGGGGATCGCGGCAATCGTGGCCGCCTGCACCATCTGGGGGCTGTCGGCGCTGTACTACAAGTTGCTCGACCACGTACCGCCGCTCGAGGTCCTGGCGCATCGCACGATCTGGTCCTTCGTCTTCTTCGCTGGTGTCCTGATCGCGCAGCGGCGTCTCACGGTTCTCCGGCAGGCCCTGTCGAACTGGAAGGACGTGGCCATCGTCGCCTTCGCGGCCCTGATGATCTCGTGCAACTGGTTCGTGTTCATCTCCTCCATCCAGACCGGCCACGCCATCGAGGCGTCGATGGGCTATTACACATTCCCGCTCGCCTCGGTCCTGATGGGCGCGATCTTCTTCCGCGAAAGACTGGGCCCGGCCCAGGCCGCTGCCGTCGCGCTGGCGGCCATCGCTGTTGTCGTGCTCGCGGCAGGTCTGGGCGTCGCCCCCTGGATTCCGATCATCGTGGCCGCCACCTTCGCCCTTTACGGCGTTGCCAAGAAATGGCTCACCGTCGGGCCCGTCGTCTCCGTCACCGCCGAGGTCATGCTGCTCTCGCCCATCGCGGCAGTCCTGCTCTGGCAGGCCCATCACGCGGGCACGGGCCATTACGGCACCGACATTCCGACATCGCTGCTCCTGATGTTCTCCGGCTTGCTGACCGGCACGCCGCTAATCCTCTTCAGCTACGCCGCCCGCCGCCTGACAATGGCCACCGTGGGGCTGCTGCAATACATCAACCCCAGCCTGCAATTCCTTTGCGCCACGCTCATCTTTCGCGAAGTCTTCAGCATCTGGCACGCCATCGCCTTCGGCCTGATCTGGACGGCGCTGGCGATCTACACCACCGCCCTCTGGCGTCAGGACAGGGTCGCCCGCAGGGTGCCGCCCAGCGTTTGAACGTCCTCGCAGACCGTCACGAATCCACGAAGCGACTCGTCGGCGAACCCTTCGGCGATCACGTGATCGATCAATCCGGCCAGCGGCGTCCAGTACCCGGCGGTATTGAGCAGGATCACCGGCTTGTCATGCAGGCCAAGCTGCCGCCATGTCAGCACCTCGAAGAACTCGTCCAGCGACCCCGCGCCGCCCGGCAGCACCACGATCGCATCGCAATTCATGAACATGACCTTCTTGCGCTCGTGCATCGTCTCGGTCACCACGAAGCGGGTCAGGTCGGTCTTGCCGACCTCCCACCGCACAAGATGCTCGGGGATCACGCCAAAGGTCTCGGCCCCCTCGGCCTGCGCCGCCCGCGCCACCGCGCCCATCAGCCCGACATCGCCCGCGCCATAGACCAGCCGCCAGCCTTCCCGCGCGATCAACTGCCCAAGCGCCGTCGCCTCGGCCTCGTATTCGGGGCGCCGCCCCGCACGTGAGCCGCAAAAGACACAGACCGACCGGACCGCCATAAAATCACCACAATTTGCAAAAGGGTTGTTTTGACCCTAGATAGCCGTGTTGCTAAGGTCCGGCAACCGTGCTGCATGCGGCCCCGGGCGGAAGGATTTGGATGACTAAACAGGCTGGACTGGCGGGCGGGCAATCCGTCGTCGTCGCGGGGGTGGCCGCCGCGGCTGTCGTGGGGGGCGGCCTCTACATGGCCGGCGTGTTCACGCCGTCGCCCGAACGCCCCGAAACCCCGCCGACCGCCATGGTCCAGTCCGAAGACCAGACGGCGCCCGAAACCGACTCCGACCCCGCCACCACCGACACCGGCGAAACCACCCGGACCGACACCGACGCTCCGACCGAGCTTGCCACGGCCACGTCCGATGACCAGCCTACCGCCGAGACCGACCCCGCCCCGCAACCCGACGCCGCCGCCGAGGCCCCCGACGCGCAGGACGACCCCGAGCCTCCGACGATCAGCATGTTCCGCCTCACCCCCGACGGCCAGATGCTCGTCGCCGGCAAGGGCAAGCCGGGCTGGGATGTCTCCATTCTCGTCGATGACGAGGTCCTCGCGACCTTCACCCCCGACGGCAACGGCGATTTCGTCGAGTTCCTCGAAATGGAAAGCAGTGTCGATCCGCGCATCCTGACACTGACCATGCAGTCGCCCGACACGGGCGAGGATATCGTCTCGCTCGACGAGATCATCATCGCCCCCACCCCCCCCGTTGCCATCGCCGAGGCGGACACCGCGACCCAGGATGCCTCGAACGCCACCCCCGACACCGAGGCCGGCGAGACCGCATCGGGCACCACGACCGAGAATGCCGGCGCCGGGGAAACGACAGCCGGCGAAACCACGTCGGAAGACA from the Roseovarius indicus genome contains:
- a CDS encoding LOG family protein; its protein translation is MAVRSVCVFCGSRAGRRPEYEAEATALGQLIAREGWRLVYGAGDVGLMGAVARAAQAEGAETFGVIPEHLVRWEVGKTDLTRFVVTETMHERKKVMFMNCDAIVVLPGGAGSLDEFFEVLTWRQLGLHDKPVILLNTAGYWTPLAGLIDHVIAEGFADESLRGFVTVCEDVQTLGGTLRATLS
- a CDS encoding baeRF12 domain-containing protein; its protein translation is MATLTHGTWVLIADGEKALFLRNDLDEINPDLNVVRIEEQENPADSDQGTDKPGRMQDTGVQQMSSMQETDWHQLAKDRFADELAEMLYKYAHKNTFERIVLIAPPRVLGELRDKMHKEVSSRVVADMPKDLTNHPLDKVEKLLKSELDPTA
- a CDS encoding sarcosine oxidase subunit gamma is translated as MSDAVSALKGASFDGTVTVRDAGLQGMITLRGDLGSAKMTKAVKDATGAAKPGQREITAKGDSGAAWMSPDELLVMVPYDTVADALAKIETALKGEHFLAVNVSDARAMFEIKGAGAREIIAKLCPVDMAPGAFEPGSIRRTRMAQVAAAVWMTDAETIRVVCFRSVAEYVFGLLCDAAEPGGEVGYFA
- a CDS encoding enoyl-CoA hydratase/isomerase family protein: MAHLLYEVKDGIGWIRFNRPEVLNAFDPPEVRRLVEVLQEAADDPEVKAIIIGSVGKAFSAGDDLKVAMEEYPQIKSGEIHPILDIVEDITENLQEIPRIIRKARKVVISCVRGHAVGAGFEVAIDSDLVVAAESAIFGFPESNAGMTITGGASQLLPLIVGLNRARELVLTGEFIDAAEGYRIGLVNKLVKDGDEEAAAEELARRIMSRAPLATVAHKRMLQRGLDSDFESALELEKQTITNLIYTEDYGEAISAFAEKRPPKFKGR
- a CDS encoding superoxide dismutase; protein product: MAFELPDLPYAHDALADSGMSKETLEYHHDIHHKAYVDNGNKAISGTEWEGKSAEEIIKGTYDPNAVAQSGIFNNASQYWNHNQFWEMMAPGGTGMPGELENALKESFGSVDKFKEEFSAAGAGQFGSGWAWLVKDTDGSLKVTKTENGVNPLCFNQTALLGCDVWEHSYYIDFRNKRPAYLQNFLDNLVNWENVAGRM
- the rarD gene encoding EamA family transporter RarD, with translation MTEGGKGIAAIVAACTIWGLSALYYKLLDHVPPLEVLAHRTIWSFVFFAGVLIAQRRLTVLRQALSNWKDVAIVAFAALMISCNWFVFISSIQTGHAIEASMGYYTFPLASVLMGAIFFRERLGPAQAAAVALAAIAVVVLAAGLGVAPWIPIIVAATFALYGVAKKWLTVGPVVSVTAEVMLLSPIAAVLLWQAHHAGTGHYGTDIPTSLLLMFSGLLTGTPLILFSYAARRLTMATVGLLQYINPSLQFLCATLIFREVFSIWHAIAFGLIWTALAIYTTALWRQDRVARRVPPSV
- a CDS encoding AMP-binding protein, which codes for MAAPDDPLRERDLASVLARRIADRPDKPWIVTPEKSYTYAEIGARSGRLAKGISGLGTAPGETMLSMLPDGIEVVDLWCALARIGIIEVPLNNHYLGEILAYMINDALAREMVIHTQFLDRLVPIAGKLEHLQRLVVTGEGEVPAEVRERFDIVSLQDLYADTEWSGAGPRYNDVQAVMYTSGTTGPSKGAMMTHAHVYEYAYGVTEMLELRESDVYFAPIPLFHIAGKFAVVYASCIAGCTAIVQGGFHTDSYWDDIRRHGATVSFLLGAMASFLYRQPEREEDADTPLERMLMVPLIADVEAFKDRFGCLVSTTWGGTEMNCPTRSGFDLHDNKTCGRVQEDRFEVILVDEDDEEVPHGTPGEALVRAKRPWITSAGYWNHPDWTAKAWRNQWLHTGDMLVRDEAGNFAFVDRVKDAIRRRGENISSMEVEQQVTAHPSVLECAVIPVDSDDTEQEVMAVVVLKPGTAWAPDELAAFLKERLPSFMVPRYLEQAEALPKTQTGKIQKFPLREQGITENTWDRNASSRR